A window of the candidate division WOR-3 bacterium genome harbors these coding sequences:
- a CDS encoding sigma-54 dependent transcriptional regulator, translating to MHILIVDDEESQRNLLAGFLGKEGHNVRTASSGKEAIDIISESGFDLAIMDLKMPELDGIETMRRMKEIDPETYYVILTGYGTVESAVQAMKQGAYDYLNKPVNLDELELIIERIHGELNIHQELEILRAEIDGKFQSDAFIAESPKMREVLSVISRVARSDSNVLLLGESGTGKDMVARMIHNASLRSNGRFIAISCAALPETLLESELFGYERGAFSGAEKRRIGKFELAHRGTIFLDEIGEIPVSTQVKLLRVLQEFSFERLGGNTSIKVDVRLVTATNQDLKKKITDGSFREDLFYRLNVITITLPPLRERKEDIKLLAEHFVEKFSKKCASDIKGVSKNALDKMMRYEWPGNVRELENVMERAVVLCRGSYIGSGDIPLESSMTQKDTGRASLSDVEQEHIVATLTQTGWNLSAAAARLGIHRNTLRSKMNQYGIRRNAG from the coding sequence ATGCACATCCTCATTGTTGATGACGAGGAATCACAGCGCAACTTGCTCGCGGGATTTCTCGGCAAGGAAGGTCATAACGTCAGAACTGCCTCCTCGGGCAAGGAGGCGATCGATATTATTTCTGAATCCGGTTTCGACCTGGCCATCATGGATTTGAAGATGCCTGAACTTGATGGGATTGAGACGATGCGGCGCATGAAGGAGATCGACCCGGAAACGTATTATGTAATCCTAACGGGTTACGGTACGGTCGAATCCGCGGTCCAGGCGATGAAGCAGGGGGCCTATGACTATTTGAATAAGCCGGTCAATCTCGATGAACTCGAGTTGATCATTGAGCGCATACATGGAGAATTAAACATACATCAGGAACTTGAGATATTACGTGCAGAGATCGATGGAAAATTTCAGAGCGATGCATTCATTGCCGAGAGTCCCAAGATGCGGGAGGTCTTGAGCGTGATTTCAAGGGTGGCACGTTCGGATTCAAACGTGCTGCTTCTTGGTGAATCGGGGACTGGCAAGGATATGGTTGCGCGCATGATACACAACGCCAGCCTGCGCAGCAATGGTCGTTTCATTGCCATATCATGTGCCGCGCTGCCCGAGACGTTGCTTGAAAGCGAACTCTTTGGATATGAGAGAGGTGCCTTCTCCGGTGCTGAGAAGAGGAGGATAGGTAAATTCGAGCTTGCTCACAGAGGCACCATATTCCTTGACGAGATCGGCGAGATACCAGTGAGCACACAGGTGAAACTGCTGCGGGTTTTGCAGGAGTTCTCATTCGAGAGACTGGGTGGTAATACATCCATCAAGGTCGATGTGAGGCTTGTTACTGCAACAAATCAGGATCTGAAGAAAAAGATCACCGATGGTTCTTTCCGTGAAGACCTTTTCTACCGGTTGAATGTAATAACGATTACACTCCCCCCGTTACGGGAGAGAAAAGAAGATATCAAATTGCTGGCCGAGCATTTCGTTGAGAAATTCAGCAAAAAATGTGCAAGTGATATTAAAGGTGTTTCAAAAAACGCCCTCGATAAGATGATGCGTTATGAGTGGCCGGGCAACGTAAGGGAACTCGAGAACGTAATGGAACGTGCGGTGGTTTTGTGCCGGGGTAGCTACATCGGAAGTGGGGATATACCTCTTGAAAGCAGCATGACGCAGAAAGACACGGGGCGCGCATCACTGTCGGACGTGGAGCAAGAACACATCGTTGCGACACTCACGCAGACGGGTTGGAATTTGTCGGCTGCTGCCGCCCGGTTGGGAATACACCGTAATACACTCCGTTCAAAGATGAATCAGTACGGGATCAGAAGGAACGCTGGATAG